Proteins co-encoded in one Juglans regia cultivar Chandler chromosome 16, Walnut 2.0, whole genome shotgun sequence genomic window:
- the LOC108980544 gene encoding teosinte glume architecture 1-like — MESSSSSGSTKRARAAGNGGQVPLCLVDGCNSDLSKCRDYHRRHKVCEIHSKTSKVTIRGLEQRFCQQCSRFHSLGEFDEGKRSCRKRLDGHNRRRRKPQPESLSLNSGRLPSSYQGTRILTFSSPQLFPQGPVASSAWFGAVKVESDTAMLYNNHSQLNFFDRKNITPDSLFHNYKEGKQFPFSQGTSSSLLPGAAVCQLPPDANFASNNASSSQKEFSNELNRVINSDCALSLLSSTRAETRQVGLSQMMLQFNPSPSAQSSLVPSLQYNGLGMESKTMSSALVNDCSSNANLHCEGMFSIGPDGSSASGPHQTHSFLWE; from the exons ATGGAATCTTCGTCATCATCAGGATCAACAAAGAGGGCTCGAGCAGCTGGGAATGGAGGCCAGGTCCCTTTATGCTTGGTTGATGGGTGTAATTCTGACCTTAGTAAATGCAGGGATTACCACCGACGTCATAAAGTATGCGAAATCCACTCTAAGACCTCAAAAGTTACAATCAGGGGTCTGGAACAACGATTCTGCCAGCAGTGCAGCAG GTTCCATTCCCTTGGGGAGTTTGATGAGGGAAAGCGAAGCTGCAGGAAACGTCTAGATGGACACAACCGACGACGTAGGAAGCCTCAACCGGAATCTCTGTCCCTAAATTCGGGAAGGCTCCCCTCCAGCTACCAAG GCACCAGAATCTTAACTTTCAGTAGTCCACAACTATTTCCGCAAGGTCCTGTAGCGAGCTCTGCCTGGTTTGGGGCTGTCAAAGTGGAGAGTGATACTGCTATGCTTTACAACAACCATTCGCAATTGAACTTCTTTGATAGAAAAAACATTACTCCTGATTCTTTATTTCACAATTACAAAGAAGGAAAGCAGTTCCCATTTTCACAAGGCACTAGTTCCTCCCTCCTTCCTGGAGCTGCTGTTTGCCAACTGCCTCCGGATGCTAATTTTGCATCCAACAATGCTAGTAGCAGCCAGAAAGAGTTCTCAAATGAATTAAACCGAGTCATCAACTCTGACtgtgctctctctcttctgtcaTCAACACGAGCTGAGACTCGGCAGGTTGGTTTGAGCCAAATGATGCTGCAGTTCAACCCGAGCCCTTCGGCTCAGTCGTCCTTGGTCCCCAGCCTGCAATATAATGGTTTAGGAATGGAGAGCAAGACAATGTCTTCTGCTTTGGTTAATGACTGTAGCAGTAATGCCAACCTCCATTGCGAGGGTATGTTTTCGATTGGGCCTGATGGTTCATCTGCAAGCGGGCCTCACCAAACGCATTCCTTCTTGTGGGAGtag